Part of the Pseudomonas abietaniphila genome is shown below.
TTGATCGCGTCGCCTTTGGCGTAATCGGCAGGATAACCGCCTGCCGCCAGCACGATACCCAGGCTCGGACGTGGGTCCCATTGAGCCTCGACTTTGTCCAGAGCTTGCGCCAATGCGGCCTCGACCAGCAAGACCAGACTCGATTGCAGACGCAGCATGACCGGCTGGGTCTCCGGGTCGCCGAAGCGGCAGTTGAACTCGATGACCTTCGGGTTTCCGGCCTTGTCGATCATGAGACCAGCATAGAGGAAGCCGGTGTAAACGTTACCTTCGTCTGCCATGCCTCTGACGGTCGGCCAGATCACCTGATCCATCACGCGCTGGTGGACGTCGGCGGTGACCACCGGGGCAGGGGAGTAAGCACCCATGCCGCCCGTGTTCGGGCCGCTGTCGCCATCGCCCACGCGTTTGTGGTCCTGGCTGGTGGCCATTGGCAGCACGTTCTTGCCGTCGACCATGACGATGAAGCTGGCTTCTTCGCCGTCGAGGAACTCTTCGATGACGACACGGGAACCGGCGTCGCCGAAGGTGTTGCCTGCGAGCATGTCGCGCACGGCTTCTTCGGCTTCTTCCAGGGTCATGGCGACGATCACGCCTTTACCGGCTGCCAGGCCATCGGCCTTGATCACGATCGGTGCGCCTTTTTCGCGCAGGTAAGCCAGCGCGGGTTCGATCTCGGTGAAGTTCTGGTAATCGGCAGTCGGGATCTTGTGACGCGCCAGGAAGTCCTTGGTGAAGGCTTTCGAACCTTCCAGCTGTGCAGCGCCCTTGGTCGGACCGAAGCAGTCCAGGCCACGGGAACGGAACAGATCAACCACGCCGGCGACCAGCGGCACTTCCGGGCCGACGATGGTGAGCGAAACGTTCTTCTCGGCGAAGTCAGCCAGTTGCTCAAGCGCCAGGACGTCGATGGCGACGTTCTCGCACTTGGCTTCGATGGCCGTACCCGCGTTGCCCGGCGCAACGAAAACCTTCTGGACGCGCTGATCCTGCGCGACCTTCCAGGCCAGAGCGTGTTCGCGGCCACCGCTACCGATGATGAGTACGTTCATTTTTTAAACCTCGATGACGCTAATTCTGTGGGTTTCGCTGGCAGGTCGGCGGTCTGTGCGCCGAAAACCAACCCTGTGGGAGCGAGCTTGCTCGCGAAAGCGGTGTGTCAGTCGACGTTAATGTCTCTGGCAGATTGCATTCGCGAGCAAGCTCGCTCCCACAGTTAATCGGTGTATCAGTGACGGAAATGGCGCATGCCCGTGAAGACCATGGCGATTCCGGCTTCGTCGGCCGCTGCAATCACTTCGTTGTCGCGCATCGAGCCGCCCGGCTGGATCACCGCAGTGATGCCGACCTTGGCGGCGTTGTCGATGCCGTCACGGAACGGGAAGAAAGCGTCCGACGCCATGACCGCGCCCTGAACCTGCAGGCCTGCGTGCTCGGCCTTGATGGCCGCGATGCGTGCGGAGTTCACACGGCTCATCTGGCCGGCGCCGACACCGATGGTCTGACGGTTCTTGGCGTAGACGATGGCGTTGGATTTGACATACTTGGCGACTTTCCAGGCGAAGATCAGGTCGTGGATTTCCTGCTCGCTCGGCGCGCGCTTGGTCACGACTTTCAGATCGTCGGCGGTGATCATGCCGATGTCACGGCTCTGCACCAGCAGGCCGCCATTGACGCGTTTGTAGTCCCACGCCGGAGCGCGTTCGCTGTCCCACTGGCCGCTGGTCAACAGACGAACGTTGGCTTTGCTGGCAACGATGGCCTGGGCTTCGGCGCTGACGCTTGGGGCGATGATCACTTCGACGAACTGGCGCTCGACGATGGCCTTGGCGGTCTCGGCGTCCAGTTGACGGTTAAAGGCGATGATGCCGCCGAAGGCCGACTCGCTGTCGGTGGCATAAGCCAGCTCGTACGCCTGACGAATGCCGCCTTCGGCGTCCGGGCTGACCGCTACGCCGCACGGGTTGGCGTGCTTGACGATGACGCAGGCCGGCTTGACGAAGCTCTTCACGCATTCCAGTGCAGCGTCGGTATCGGCGACGTTGTTGTAGGAGAGTTCTTTGCCCTGCAACTGGGTTGCGGTGGCAATGCCGACTTCGGCGGGTTTGGCTTCAACGTAGAACGCCGCGCTCTGATGCGGGTTCTCGCCGTAGCGCATTTCCTGAGCCTTGATGAACTGTGTATTGAAGGTGCGCGGGAATTCGCTGCGGCCTTCGGTCGACAGGGTTTCGGCGCTCTGGTCGACGCTGCCCAGGTAGTTGGCGATCATGCCGTCGTAGGCGGCGGTGTGTTCGAACGCCTTGAGCATCAGGTCGAAACGCTGTGCGTAGGTCAGACCACCGGCCTTGAGGCTTTCCAGCACCTGGCTGTAATCGCTCGCGTTGACCACGATGGCGACGTCTTTATGGTTTTTCGCGGCCGAACGGACCATGGTAGGGCCGCCGATGTCGATGTTTTCGATAGCGGTCGGCAGGTCGCAGCCTGGCTTGGAAACCGTGGCTTCGAACGGATACAGGTTCACGGCCACCAGGTCGATCGGCTTGATGCCGTGTTCGGCCATGATGGCGTCGTCGGTGCCGCGACGTCCCAGAATGCCCCCGTGGATTTTCGGGTGAAGGGTCTTGACGCGACCGTCCATCATTTCTGCAAAGCCGGTGTAATCCGCGACTTCTACCGCTGCGACGCCGTTGTCCTTGAGCAGCTTGAAGGTGCCGCCAGTGGAGAGGATCTCGACGCCGAGGGCTTCGAGTTCACGGGCGAATTCAAGGATCCCGGTCTTGTCGGAAACGCTGATCAAGGCGCGGCGGATCGGCAGGCGGGTAGTCTGGTCGGTCATCTCAACTTCCATCAAAAGCAAATGAGTTCTACAAAAAAAGCGACCGCATTGAAGTGAGGTCGCTTTTTGTGTTCTGGATGCTTACAGCAGGTCGTACTGCTTGAGTTTCTTGCGCAAGGTGCCACGGTTCAGACCGAGCAGTTCGGACGCCTTCGTCTGGTTGCCCTTGACGTAATTCATCACGCACTCGAGCAAAGGCGCTTCGACTTCCGAGAGCACGAGATTGTAAACATCAGTGACGGCAGCACCTTCAAGGTGAGCGAAATAATTGTGCAGCGCCTTTTCGACGCTTCCACGAAGGGTCTGACCTTCTTCGCTTGGCGTGTTGAGGTGCTGTTTCAAATTGACGTTGTCGCTCACGGGTGTTGTTCCACTCACTAAAGTCTCTGTCATCATCGTCATGCGGCCACCTCTTGTTCGTTCCCTGCTTCCGGGCTTTTATAGCGTTCGGCAAAGAATTCCCGAACGTTGGCGCACTGTGCTTCCGTACCTTCCAAACGATTGAAATGGGCGCGAAACTCCCTGGCGCCCGGCAAGGTTGCGAGATACCAGCCGACGTGTTTACGGGCGATCCGCACGCCCATAACGTCGCCATAGAACGTGTGAAGCGCGGCCAGATGCTCTAGCAGAATGCGTTCCACTTCACCCAACGCCAGCGCAGGGAGTTTTTCCCCGGTGCGCAAGTAGTGTTCTATCTCGCGAAAAATCCATGGGCGCCCTTGGGCGGCCCGGCCAATCAACAGTCCATCGGCACCGGTCGCGTGCAAGACGTGCCGGGCTTTTTCCGGTGAATCGATGTCGCCGTTGGCGAACACCGGAATCGACACCGCCTGCTTGATTGCAGCGATGGTGTCGTACTCGGCTTCACCGGTGTAGAGATCCGCGCGGGTTCGACCATGCACCGCCAAGGCCTGGATTCCGGCTTGTTCGGCGATTCTGGCGACCGTCAGACCATTTTTGTTCGCCCGGTCCCAGCCGGTACGAATCTTCAGGGTGACCGGCACGTCGACTGCCGCGACCACCGCGTGCAGGATTTCGGTCACCAACTGCTCATCTTTCAACAGTGCGGAACCAGCGGCCTTGTTGCAGACCTTTTTCGCCGGACAGCCCATGTTGATATCGATGATCTGTGCGCCAAGTTCGACGTTGGCGCGTGCTGCATCCGCAAGCATCTGCGGATCTCCACCGGCGATCTGTACCGAACGGGGTTCGGGATCACCTTCGTGAATCATGCGTAACCGCGATTTGCGGCTGTTCCACAGGCTCATGTCACTGGTGACCATTTCCGACACCACCAGACCTGCGCCGAGTTGGCGACAGAGCTGCCGGAAGGGCTGGTCGGTGACGCCCGCCATGGGGGCGAGAATCAAGCCGTTCTGCAATGTATATGGGCCGATGCGTACCGCCGACATAGGGTGACCTGTTGTGGGGCCGAATCACGAGGTCTGGTCCGAAAAGTGCCACCAATCAAAGTCGGCGCGACGGTTCAGACAGGACCCAGAGTATGAAAAAGGGTGGGCATGATACCCGCTCTCGATGACTGGATAAAGGCTGAATTGGATAAAATCTGAACAGTTGCTTTCTTATTGCGAACGGTTAGGTTCGGGATCGCGCTGTCATAAAACTGTCGTCGGTTTTTCAGCCGCTCTGCGCCGCATTTTCACGCGGTCGCTGCGCTCGCCATTCAGTCAAGGCCGGTCTCGGAGTTTACTCCGGCGAGCGAAAACTCAAACTGTAATTCACCGCTTTCGGACCAGGGTCGAGAATGTCCAGAGCAATGTGAATAGGCGTCTGCGGCGGCATTTCGTCCTTGCCAGCCAGCTCGCCGCTCAAATATTCGCCGGGCTTGAACCGACGACTGGCAATCAACTGACCGCTGGTATCGGCGAAGCGCAGCTCCAGCAGCGGAAACGGCTGAGAGAAGGAGGCGCGGTTGTAAATGATCGCATCGACCACCAGCGCGCCCTGAAACTCGGGATGACTGCGGACCACCAGATTGCTGCTTTTGAGCAGCTTGATGTCGACCTTGGAAGGCACCTTGCAGCCGACCTGCGGGCAGATCTCCTGGAACCAGGGGCGGTATTGATCCTGACGGGCGAGCTCGTCGAAGTGATACCAGATGTATTGGCCCGCCAGCGCGCCCAGCGCAATCAGCACCAGCAGCAGCCAGAGCACGCGGCGACCCGTGCGCGGTTTGGGCTTTTGCCAGGCCAGTTGCAGCGGGTCGTCTGTCAGGTCCAGCAATGCCCGGTCGCGCAAGGCCGGTTCACTGCGCTCGCGTTTGCCATGGGCCTGCGGCCGCTCGTCCTCATCGTCGTCTTCGTGACGGTGAGCGGGATCGCGCGCGTCGTCGCCATCCAGTGCCGAAAAGCGTTCGGACGCGTGTGGCTCATCGATTTCGGTCTCGACATGGCGCAGACGAGCATGTGTCGGCTCATCGTCGATGTCGTCGGTGTTCAGTGAGAGCGAGGGCTCGGTGCGTTGGTCGTCGTCCCGGTCGATATCCTCGCCCACCTGCGGTTCGTCGAGAGGGTCGTGGTCGTCGCGTTCGACGATGACTTCAGCGCGCAATTCCGGCAGGTGGTTGACGTCGTCGTGGCTCAGCCCGTGGTCCCAGTGTTCTGTGCTGACTTCAGGCTCGTCGCGGCGAGCGCTGAATGACTCGACCTCGTCGTGGTCACGGGCGTGGCTGGCGCGGCCGAAGGATTCGGGCAACTGAATCTCGCGCTGTTCAAGGCGGGCGAGCTCCACATCGAGGTCGTCCAGATCCAGGCTGTCCACGTCGACGTTACGGGTTTCGCGCTTGACCGGCAGCGGGGCCGGCTCGGGCACCGTTACGGAGTGGCTCGCGAGGACGGCAGGCGTTTCCACCGGTCCGGGTGTCGGGACCGGCGCGGACACGGCGGGCGCTGGCGGTTCCGCGCTGGCGTTCGCGGCCCCGATCCGTTGCTCCAGCAGTTGTTTCGCGGCGTTGAACACTTGCAGGCAAGAGCCGCAGCGCACCATGCCTCGAGCAACGCTCAACTGGGCGTGGCTGACGCGGAAACTGGTCTGGCAGTGCGGGCACTGGGTGACGAAGCTGTCGGTCATGCGGGTATCCGGGGGTTAGCGAGCGCCTGAAGGTGTGGGGTCAGTGGATCAACGACGACGACCGGTAATCCGCACCCAGCCGTCACGGTTGGCGATCGGGTCCAGGTCAAATGTGTCCGCGTAGGCAGCGGCGACTTCATCGCCTTGTTCGGCAAGAATGCCGGACAGTGCAAGACGCCCACCGGGTTTGACCAGGCTGGCCAGCTGAGGTGCCAGAGAAACCAGAGGCCCTGCGAGAATATTAGCGACCAATACGTCAGC
Proteins encoded:
- the purD gene encoding phosphoribosylamine--glycine ligase encodes the protein MNVLIIGSGGREHALAWKVAQDQRVQKVFVAPGNAGTAIEAKCENVAIDVLALEQLADFAEKNVSLTIVGPEVPLVAGVVDLFRSRGLDCFGPTKGAAQLEGSKAFTKDFLARHKIPTADYQNFTEIEPALAYLREKGAPIVIKADGLAAGKGVIVAMTLEEAEEAVRDMLAGNTFGDAGSRVVIEEFLDGEEASFIVMVDGKNVLPMATSQDHKRVGDGDSGPNTGGMGAYSPAPVVTADVHQRVMDQVIWPTVRGMADEGNVYTGFLYAGLMIDKAGNPKVIEFNCRFGDPETQPVMLRLQSSLVLLVEAALAQALDKVEAQWDPRPSLGIVLAAGGYPADYAKGDAINGLDAAAALPGKVFHAGTALKDGQVVTSGGRVLCATALGDSVGDAQKQAYELAAKIDWKGCFYRKDIGYRAIARERGEHLE
- the purH gene encoding bifunctional phosphoribosylaminoimidazolecarboxamide formyltransferase/IMP cyclohydrolase; its protein translation is MTDQTTRLPIRRALISVSDKTGILEFARELEALGVEILSTGGTFKLLKDNGVAAVEVADYTGFAEMMDGRVKTLHPKIHGGILGRRGTDDAIMAEHGIKPIDLVAVNLYPFEATVSKPGCDLPTAIENIDIGGPTMVRSAAKNHKDVAIVVNASDYSQVLESLKAGGLTYAQRFDLMLKAFEHTAAYDGMIANYLGSVDQSAETLSTEGRSEFPRTFNTQFIKAQEMRYGENPHQSAAFYVEAKPAEVGIATATQLQGKELSYNNVADTDAALECVKSFVKPACVIVKHANPCGVAVSPDAEGGIRQAYELAYATDSESAFGGIIAFNRQLDAETAKAIVERQFVEVIIAPSVSAEAQAIVASKANVRLLTSGQWDSERAPAWDYKRVNGGLLVQSRDIGMITADDLKVVTKRAPSEQEIHDLIFAWKVAKYVKSNAIVYAKNRQTIGVGAGQMSRVNSARIAAIKAEHAGLQVQGAVMASDAFFPFRDGIDNAAKVGITAVIQPGGSMRDNEVIAAADEAGIAMVFTGMRHFRH
- the fis gene encoding DNA-binding transcriptional regulator Fis; protein product: MTMMTETLVSGTTPVSDNVNLKQHLNTPSEEGQTLRGSVEKALHNYFAHLEGAAVTDVYNLVLSEVEAPLLECVMNYVKGNQTKASELLGLNRGTLRKKLKQYDLL
- the dusB gene encoding tRNA dihydrouridine synthase DusB; protein product: MSAVRIGPYTLQNGLILAPMAGVTDQPFRQLCRQLGAGLVVSEMVTSDMSLWNSRKSRLRMIHEGDPEPRSVQIAGGDPQMLADAARANVELGAQIIDINMGCPAKKVCNKAAGSALLKDEQLVTEILHAVVAAVDVPVTLKIRTGWDRANKNGLTVARIAEQAGIQALAVHGRTRADLYTGEAEYDTIAAIKQAVSIPVFANGDIDSPEKARHVLHATGADGLLIGRAAQGRPWIFREIEHYLRTGEKLPALALGEVERILLEHLAALHTFYGDVMGVRIARKHVGWYLATLPGAREFRAHFNRLEGTEAQCANVREFFAERYKSPEAGNEQEVAA
- a CDS encoding DUF3426 domain-containing protein, which gives rise to MTDSFVTQCPHCQTSFRVSHAQLSVARGMVRCGSCLQVFNAAKQLLEQRIGAANASAEPPAPAVSAPVPTPGPVETPAVLASHSVTVPEPAPLPVKRETRNVDVDSLDLDDLDVELARLEQREIQLPESFGRASHARDHDEVESFSARRDEPEVSTEHWDHGLSHDDVNHLPELRAEVIVERDDHDPLDEPQVGEDIDRDDDQRTEPSLSLNTDDIDDEPTHARLRHVETEIDEPHASERFSALDGDDARDPAHRHEDDDEDERPQAHGKRERSEPALRDRALLDLTDDPLQLAWQKPKPRTGRRVLWLLLVLIALGALAGQYIWYHFDELARQDQYRPWFQEICPQVGCKVPSKVDIKLLKSSNLVVRSHPEFQGALVVDAIIYNRASFSQPFPLLELRFADTSGQLIASRRFKPGEYLSGELAGKDEMPPQTPIHIALDILDPGPKAVNYSLSFRSPE